The following coding sequences lie in one Peribacillus frigoritolerans genomic window:
- a CDS encoding AMP-binding protein, whose translation MSNKPWQAIYPEQIPAVLSYEDKPLYSFLKESAEEFPDKVSIHFQGKELTFREVHESALKFAAYLKSIGLQKGERVAVMLPNCPQGVISFFGILMAGGVVVQTNPTYTERELEYQMKDSGAKIILAMDILFPRVSAVASRTDLEHIIVTAIKEYLPFPKNLIYPFIQKKQYGIVINVEHEGNHHLFSEIMKRKIITEEVVTVPIDVDNDLALLQYTGGTTGFPKGVMLTHKNLLANTKMCNAWLYKNKRGEERILAILPFFHVYGMTTVLVLSVMEGNTMIIMPKFDVEATLKTIQKQKPTMFPGAPTMYIGLLNHPDIAKYDLSSINACISGSASLPLEVQEQFEKITGGKLVEGYGLSETSPVTHANFIWDQPRVKGSVGLPWPDTDSAILSLESYEELPPNEIGEIAIKGPQVMKGYWNRPDETEKTFKNGWLLTGDLGYMDEQGFFYVVERKKDTIIAGGFNIYPREVEEVLYEHEAIQEVVVAGIPDPYRGETVKAYVVLKKNARVTEEELNEFARKNLASYKVPRSYEFRDELPKTTIGKILRRVLIEEEKKKISEERKEA comes from the coding sequence ATGAGCAATAAGCCATGGCAAGCTATTTATCCGGAACAGATACCCGCTGTTTTGTCGTACGAAGATAAACCTCTTTATTCTTTTTTGAAGGAATCAGCCGAAGAATTCCCTGATAAAGTATCGATTCATTTCCAGGGAAAAGAACTAACTTTCCGGGAAGTGCATGAATCTGCTTTAAAGTTTGCAGCCTATTTAAAAAGTATCGGACTTCAAAAAGGTGAACGCGTTGCCGTCATGCTTCCTAACTGCCCTCAGGGTGTCATAAGCTTTTTTGGGATATTGATGGCCGGAGGAGTCGTCGTTCAAACGAACCCAACCTATACGGAACGTGAATTAGAATATCAAATGAAAGATTCCGGAGCGAAGATAATTTTAGCGATGGATATTTTATTTCCCCGTGTTTCTGCAGTGGCATCAAGAACGGATTTAGAACATATAATTGTAACCGCTATCAAGGAATATTTGCCATTCCCGAAAAATCTAATCTATCCTTTTATTCAAAAAAAGCAATACGGCATTGTCATCAATGTTGAGCATGAAGGGAATCATCATTTATTTTCCGAAATCATGAAACGAAAGATCATCACTGAAGAAGTCGTCACTGTGCCGATCGATGTGGATAATGACCTTGCCCTTTTGCAATATACAGGCGGGACAACTGGCTTTCCCAAAGGGGTAATGCTTACCCATAAGAACTTGCTGGCAAATACGAAAATGTGCAATGCTTGGCTTTATAAAAATAAGCGCGGTGAGGAAAGGATCCTTGCGATTCTGCCTTTCTTCCATGTGTACGGCATGACTACAGTCTTGGTACTTTCCGTCATGGAAGGGAACACCATGATCATCATGCCAAAGTTTGATGTCGAAGCGACGCTTAAAACCATCCAAAAACAGAAACCGACCATGTTTCCAGGTGCGCCAACGATGTATATCGGTCTCTTGAACCATCCGGATATCGCTAAATATGATCTTTCTTCCATCAATGCCTGTATAAGCGGTTCTGCATCATTGCCCTTAGAGGTCCAGGAGCAGTTTGAGAAAATTACCGGCGGGAAGCTTGTTGAAGGCTATGGACTTTCAGAAACCTCACCGGTGACACATGCTAATTTCATTTGGGATCAGCCGCGTGTAAAAGGAAGCGTTGGACTGCCGTGGCCGGACACTGACTCGGCGATTCTGTCCCTGGAATCCTATGAAGAGCTTCCTCCGAATGAAATAGGCGAGATTGCCATAAAAGGACCACAGGTAATGAAAGGTTATTGGAACCGTCCGGATGAAACGGAAAAAACCTTTAAAAATGGCTGGCTGCTTACAGGCGATCTGGGTTACATGGATGAGCAGGGGTTCTTTTATGTCGTCGAGAGGAAAAAGGATACAATCATTGCGGGAGGTTTCAATATATATCCACGTGAGGTGGAAGAGGTGCTATACGAGCATGAGGCCATACAGGAAGTAGTTGTGGCAGGCATCCCTGACCCTTATCGCGGGGAGACCGTCAAGGCCTATGTCGTCCTGAAAAAAAATGCCAGGGTCACTGAAGAGGAATTGAATGAATTTGCCAGAAAGAACCTGGCTTCCTATAAGGTGCCGCGCAGCTATGAATTCAGGGATGAACTTCCTAAAACGACGATAGGAAAAATCCTGAGAAGAGTCCTTATCGAGGAAGAAAAGAAAAAAATATCCGAGGAAAGAAAAGAAGCTTAA
- a CDS encoding endonuclease MutS2, whose protein sequence is MHNKALKTLEFHKIKEQLISHASSSIGKEKAEQLMPSTDFEEVSRWQEETDEAAKIVRLKGNLPLGGIFDIRPHAKRAQIGGMLSPMELMELASTIRAGRILSRFFEELAEQEIDVPLLAEYIDSLHPLIDLQQEITYAVSEHGEVMDSASDKLRTLRNQIRTNESRVREKLESMIRSSNASTMLSDAIITIRNDRFVIPVKQEYRSVYGGIIHDQSSSGQTLFIEPQAIVQLNNVLQETRVKETQEIERILVELSEKVGAFTPELLHNVKVLAQIDFLVAKAKYAKAIKGSKPILNNEGRVKLFKAKHPLIPNDVVVANDIFLGDEFTTIVITGPNTGGKTVTLKTIGLCTLMAQSGLQIPALDGSETAVFSSVYADIGDEQSIEQSLSTFSSHMVNIVDILKHVDYDSLVLFDELGAGTDPQEGAALAISILDEVYKRGARVIATTHYPELKAYGYDREGVINASVEFNVETLSPTYKLLIGVPGRSNAFEISKRLGLEENVISNARSHIGEDTNKVENMIASLEDSRKKAEEEELEAKNHLKQAEILHKDLQKQIDEYHQERDAMVEKAAKEAAAIVENAQREAEAIIADLRKLRLEKHADVKEHELIDAKKRLEEAAPKVKKTTNKAARPLDKSLKPGDEVKVVSFGQKGHLIEKVSNNEWQVQIGIMKMKVKESDLEFIKSTKVKETKPLTTIKGRDYHVSVELDLRGERYENAISRVEKYIDDALLAGYSSVSIIHGKGTGALRSGVQEYLKNHRSVKRIRFGEAGEGGTGVTVVEFK, encoded by the coding sequence ATGCATAATAAAGCTTTAAAGACATTGGAATTTCATAAAATAAAAGAACAATTAATCTCACACGCATCCTCATCCATAGGAAAGGAAAAGGCAGAGCAATTGATGCCTTCCACGGATTTTGAAGAAGTTTCGAGGTGGCAGGAAGAAACAGATGAGGCTGCCAAAATCGTAAGGTTGAAAGGTAACTTGCCATTGGGCGGGATTTTCGATATCCGTCCACATGCAAAAAGGGCACAGATTGGCGGTATGCTCTCACCGATGGAACTGATGGAACTTGCGAGTACGATTCGTGCCGGCAGGATCCTAAGCCGTTTCTTCGAAGAACTCGCAGAGCAGGAAATTGATGTTCCGCTTTTAGCCGAATATATCGATTCCCTTCATCCATTGATTGATTTGCAGCAGGAAATTACGTATGCAGTAAGCGAACATGGCGAAGTGATGGATTCTGCCAGCGACAAGCTTCGTACCCTAAGAAACCAAATTCGGACGAACGAAAGCCGTGTCAGGGAAAAACTGGAAAGTATGATCCGTTCTTCCAATGCATCAACAATGTTATCCGATGCCATCATCACCATCCGGAATGACCGATTCGTCATCCCGGTAAAACAGGAATACCGCAGTGTGTATGGCGGGATCATTCATGATCAATCATCATCTGGGCAGACGTTGTTCATTGAACCGCAAGCAATTGTTCAGCTGAATAATGTCCTGCAGGAAACCCGAGTGAAGGAAACGCAGGAAATAGAACGGATATTGGTCGAACTATCGGAAAAAGTCGGTGCGTTCACCCCTGAATTGCTTCATAATGTCAAAGTACTAGCACAAATCGATTTCCTTGTCGCCAAGGCAAAGTATGCAAAAGCGATAAAAGGATCCAAGCCGATTCTGAATAATGAGGGGCGCGTAAAGTTATTCAAAGCGAAACACCCGCTCATTCCGAATGATGTTGTCGTGGCCAATGATATTTTTCTTGGTGATGAATTTACGACAATCGTCATCACCGGTCCGAATACAGGTGGTAAGACGGTTACCCTGAAAACGATTGGTCTCTGTACGTTAATGGCCCAGTCCGGTCTGCAGATCCCTGCGCTGGATGGTTCCGAAACGGCTGTGTTTTCCTCTGTTTATGCCGATATTGGCGATGAACAGTCGATTGAACAAAGCTTAAGTACTTTCTCTTCGCATATGGTCAATATTGTCGATATCCTTAAGCATGTCGATTATGACAGCCTTGTTTTATTCGATGAGCTTGGAGCGGGAACTGACCCACAGGAAGGCGCAGCTTTGGCCATTTCCATTTTGGATGAAGTGTATAAGCGCGGAGCACGTGTGATTGCAACGACACATTACCCGGAATTAAAAGCGTATGGATATGATCGGGAAGGCGTCATTAATGCAAGCGTCGAATTTAATGTGGAAACCTTGAGTCCCACCTATAAACTTTTGATCGGTGTACCAGGGCGGAGTAATGCGTTTGAAATTTCCAAGCGCCTTGGTTTGGAAGAAAACGTGATAAGCAATGCCCGCAGCCATATTGGTGAGGATACGAATAAAGTTGAAAATATGATAGCGTCCCTTGAAGACAGCCGCAAGAAGGCCGAAGAAGAGGAACTGGAAGCCAAGAATCACCTGAAACAGGCGGAAATTCTTCATAAAGACCTTCAAAAGCAAATTGATGAGTACCATCAAGAACGGGATGCGATGGTTGAAAAGGCAGCCAAAGAGGCAGCGGCAATCGTTGAAAATGCACAAAGGGAAGCGGAAGCAATCATTGCCGACTTACGTAAACTGCGACTTGAAAAGCATGCCGATGTTAAAGAGCATGAACTGATCGATGCCAAAAAACGCCTTGAAGAAGCAGCGCCTAAAGTGAAAAAAACAACAAATAAAGCTGCGAGGCCGCTGGATAAAAGCTTGAAACCTGGAGATGAAGTTAAGGTAGTAAGCTTTGGTCAAAAAGGTCACTTGATTGAGAAGGTCTCAAATAATGAATGGCAGGTTCAGATCGGCATCATGAAGATGAAGGTGAAGGAGTCTGACCTGGAATTCATCAAGAGCACAAAAGTAAAAGAAACAAAGCCGCTTACCACGATCAAAGGCCGCGATTATCATGTTAGCGTGGAACTTGACCTCCGTGGAGAACGCTATGAAAATGCAATTTCAAGAGTGGAAAAGTACATTGATGATGCTCTTTTGGCCGGTTATTCGAGTGTTTCCATCATTCATGGTAAAGGAACGGGCGCTCTTCGATCCGGGGTCCAGGAATACTTGAAAAATCACCGCTCTGTCAAAAGGATTCGTTTCGGCGAAGCCGGTGAAGGCGGAACAGGTGTTACGGTGGTGGAATTTAAATAA
- a CDS encoding TetR/AcrR family transcriptional regulator: MKSNRPKYNQIIDAAVIVIAQNGYYQAQVSKIAKQAGVADGTIYLYFKNKEDILISLFHEKMGYFVEQIEEEIKGKTSASEKLHVLIQKHFQNLSEDVNLAIVTQLELRQSNKELRLRINDVLRGYLNLIDQIIIEGKENGEFLPDLNNLLARQMIFGTIDETVTTWVMNEQKYSLPDLAPDVHRLLIGGCGLKS; the protein is encoded by the coding sequence GTGAAAAGCAACAGACCAAAGTATAATCAAATTATTGATGCGGCCGTTATTGTAATTGCCCAAAACGGTTACTATCAAGCCCAAGTATCCAAAATCGCCAAGCAGGCAGGAGTAGCGGATGGCACCATCTATCTTTATTTTAAAAATAAAGAAGATATCTTAATATCATTATTCCATGAAAAGATGGGCTATTTTGTGGAACAGATTGAAGAAGAGATAAAAGGAAAGACCTCTGCATCGGAAAAACTACATGTGCTCATCCAAAAACATTTTCAAAACCTTTCAGAAGACGTGAATTTAGCAATTGTCACTCAGTTGGAATTAAGACAGTCGAATAAAGAATTGCGCCTTAGAATTAATGATGTGTTAAGAGGGTATTTAAATTTAATCGATCAGATCATTATAGAAGGAAAAGAGAACGGCGAATTCCTGCCTGATTTAAATAATTTACTTGCCAGGCAGATGATTTTTGGAACGATTGATGAAACTGTGACGACTTGGGTCATGAATGAGCAAAAGTATTCGCTTCCTGACCTTGCACCAGACGTTCACCGCTTGCTGATTGGCGGCTGCGGCCTGAAAAGTTAA
- the zapA gene encoding cell division protein ZapA — protein sequence MSDDKRNKTTVDIYGQPYTIVGTESASHMRLVASMVDEKMREIRMKNPYLDTSKLAVLTAVNTIHEYIKLKDELDQLQLELKREKD from the coding sequence TTGTCAGACGATAAACGAAATAAAACAACAGTTGATATATACGGACAACCATATACAATCGTCGGCACAGAAAGCGCAAGTCATATGCGCCTGGTCGCTTCGATGGTTGACGAAAAAATGAGAGAGATCAGGATGAAAAATCCATACTTGGATACAAGTAAGCTAGCGGTGCTAACGGCCGTGAATACCATCCACGAATATATTAAATTAAAAGATGAACTAGACCAGCTTCAACTGGAATTAAAGAGAGAGAAGGACTGA
- the rnhC gene encoding ribonuclease HIII, producing the protein MSHVVLLISPEQIKAMKSHYSSSLAAKLPPGSIFSAKPPLCTVTAYKSGKVLFQGKNAELEAVKWQNSTTAAAPKKKTASPASVNVHRYSPPANIGTMSVIGSDEVGTGDYFGPITVVAVYAKKEQLALLKELGVQDSKNLKDPQIIEIAKQIKDVVPFSLLTCDNPKYNALQAKGMSQGKMKALLHNQAIKNLMQKIHPEQAEAVLIDQFAQPEVFFNYLKGQELFQANATYLCTKAEGIHLGVAAASILARYAFVKRFDLLSEKAGFKIPKGAGFAVDEAAARLIHEKGIDSLHEFTKTHFANTEKAKRLYQQKYHK; encoded by the coding sequence ATGTCCCATGTTGTTTTACTTATCAGTCCTGAACAAATAAAGGCGATGAAGTCCCACTATTCTTCATCCTTGGCCGCCAAGCTGCCGCCCGGGAGCATCTTTTCCGCCAAACCGCCGCTATGTACGGTGACAGCCTATAAATCTGGAAAGGTGCTTTTTCAGGGGAAAAATGCCGAACTAGAAGCGGTAAAATGGCAAAATAGCACCACTGCTGCTGCTCCAAAGAAAAAAACGGCATCCCCTGCATCAGTCAATGTCCATCGATATTCGCCGCCTGCAAATATCGGGACCATGTCTGTGATTGGATCCGATGAGGTCGGAACAGGAGACTATTTCGGCCCGATCACCGTCGTAGCCGTATATGCAAAAAAGGAGCAACTAGCCCTATTAAAGGAGCTTGGTGTCCAGGATTCTAAAAATCTCAAAGATCCACAGATCATCGAAATTGCCAAACAGATTAAGGATGTAGTGCCATTCAGCCTGCTCACATGCGACAACCCGAAATATAATGCGCTCCAGGCAAAGGGAATGTCACAAGGAAAAATGAAGGCACTCCTCCATAACCAAGCAATCAAGAATCTCATGCAAAAAATCCACCCGGAACAAGCGGAAGCGGTCCTTATTGATCAATTTGCTCAACCAGAGGTATTTTTCAATTACCTTAAAGGGCAAGAACTATTTCAAGCTAATGCCACCTATCTATGCACAAAAGCGGAAGGCATACACCTTGGAGTAGCAGCCGCATCCATCCTGGCCCGATATGCATTCGTCAAACGCTTTGACTTGCTGAGTGAAAAAGCCGGATTCAAAATCCCTAAAGGAGCCGGATTTGCAGTCGATGAAGCGGCCGCAAGATTGATTCACGAAAAAGGAATCGATTCATTACACGAATTCACGAAAACCCATTTTGCCAACACAGAAAAAGCGAAGCGATTATATCAACAGAAATATCATAAATAG
- a CDS encoding CvpA family protein has protein sequence MLDLAILAILLIGLLIGLKRGFILQTVHMTGFIVAFIVAYVFYGDLAPNLKLWIPFPTMGDSSTLNMFFDTVGLDTAYYNAIAFAIIFFAAKILWQMIGSMLNFITHLPILKQLNRWGGGILGFLEVYLIMFIILYIAAMLPMDSIQKPLTGSFLAESIVKHTPFLSEQVKELWFHDLKQS, from the coding sequence ATGCTTGATTTAGCAATTCTGGCCATTCTTTTAATCGGTTTATTAATCGGTTTAAAGCGTGGCTTCATTTTACAAACGGTTCATATGACAGGGTTCATAGTAGCCTTCATCGTCGCCTATGTATTTTACGGAGATCTTGCTCCCAATTTGAAATTGTGGATTCCGTTTCCAACGATGGGTGATTCCTCAACCCTTAATATGTTTTTCGATACAGTCGGGCTTGATACGGCATATTACAATGCAATTGCCTTTGCAATCATTTTCTTTGCTGCCAAGATTCTTTGGCAAATGATAGGATCGATGCTCAACTTCATTACCCATCTTCCGATATTAAAGCAGCTGAATCGCTGGGGTGGAGGGATATTGGGCTTTCTCGAAGTCTATCTTATCATGTTTATTATATTATATATAGCTGCCATGCTGCCAATGGATTCCATCCAGAAACCATTAACGGGCTCATTTCTGGCAGAATCGATCGTGAAACATACGCCGTTCCTTTCCGAGCAAGTGAAGGAACTTTGGTTTCATGATCTAAAACAATCTTAA
- a CDS encoding DUF350 domain-containing protein: MENMWENEYVYIAARYSVVILCMIVFLAIFELVTKYKNWEEIKQGNLSVALATGGKIFGIAYVFQQSILHQNSLLTMIGWGVYGFVLLLIGYFIFEFMTPGFKIDEEIQKDNRAVGFLSMIISIALSFVIGAGIS, translated from the coding sequence ATGGAGAACATGTGGGAAAATGAATATGTATATATAGCTGCTCGTTACAGTGTCGTTATTTTGTGCATGATTGTTTTTTTAGCCATTTTTGAACTTGTCACAAAGTACAAGAACTGGGAAGAAATCAAACAGGGAAACCTTTCTGTCGCATTGGCAACAGGTGGTAAAATATTTGGGATTGCCTATGTATTCCAACAGTCCATTCTCCATCAGAATTCGCTTCTTACCATGATTGGCTGGGGCGTATACGGATTTGTCCTGCTGTTGATCGGGTATTTCATTTTTGAATTTATGACTCCTGGATTTAAAATAGATGAAGAAATACAAAAAGATAATCGGGCAGTTGGATTCCTATCGATGATCATATCAATCGCATTATCTTTTGTCATCGGCGCCGGAATTTCTTAA
- the polX gene encoding DNA polymerase/3'-5' exonuclease PolX, whose amino-acid sequence MTINKKDIIKLLEKIAIYMELKGENPFKVSAFRKAAGALETDDRSLSEIEDFTALNGIGKGTASVIEEYINEGKSTVLEELQEQVPKGLIPLLQLQGLGGKKIAKLHKELHVNDVNDLKIACEEGRVAALAGFGKKTEEKILSAIAEAGSRPDRLPLAFMRPIAADIETALANMDYIIRSSRAGSIRRMRETIKDLDFIISTDHPEEVKNQLLAIKGIKQVIAAGDTKVSVVLDYEYDISVDFRIVKDKEFITTLHHFTGSKDHNVRMRQLAKDRGEKISEYGVEVTETGDVLTFETEEQFYNHFGLPFIPPEIREDGTEVEHYDANEPLISLEAIKGDLHMHTTWSDGAHTIEEMIEACRAKGYRYMAITDHSQYLKVANGLTAERLREQKRIIHELNEKYTDFTVLSGIEMDILPDGTLDYDDELLAEVDLVIASIHSSFSQPRETIMERLKTALNNPHVDIIAHPTGRIIGRRTGYDVDIEMLIELARETNTALELNANPNRLDLAPPHLRKAQEAGVPIVINTDAHSIDMLEHMPVGVASAKKGWIKESTVLNARDTDGLLAFLKRND is encoded by the coding sequence ATGACAATTAATAAAAAAGATATCATTAAACTATTAGAAAAAATTGCAATATATATGGAACTAAAAGGAGAGAACCCGTTCAAGGTTTCAGCTTTCCGAAAGGCAGCAGGCGCCTTGGAAACGGATGACCGGAGCCTGTCGGAGATCGAAGATTTTACCGCTTTGAATGGGATCGGGAAAGGAACGGCATCGGTCATCGAAGAGTATATAAATGAGGGGAAATCGACTGTACTTGAAGAGCTTCAGGAGCAGGTGCCAAAAGGATTGATTCCGCTTCTGCAGCTTCAAGGTTTGGGCGGGAAGAAAATTGCCAAGCTTCATAAAGAGCTGCATGTCAATGATGTGAATGATCTTAAAATCGCCTGTGAAGAAGGCAGGGTCGCGGCGCTTGCCGGTTTCGGCAAAAAAACGGAAGAGAAAATCCTGTCTGCAATTGCCGAGGCGGGTTCAAGGCCCGATCGACTGCCCCTAGCCTTCATGAGGCCGATTGCGGCTGATATTGAAACGGCCCTTGCTAACATGGATTACATCATCCGATCTTCCAGGGCCGGAAGCATCAGGCGTATGAGGGAAACGATCAAGGACCTCGATTTCATCATTTCGACAGATCATCCCGAAGAGGTTAAGAATCAATTGCTTGCAATAAAAGGGATAAAACAGGTGATTGCGGCCGGTGATACAAAAGTATCGGTAGTGCTTGATTATGAATATGACATTTCTGTCGATTTCCGAATCGTTAAGGATAAGGAATTCATCACGACACTCCATCATTTTACAGGTTCGAAGGATCACAATGTGCGGATGCGCCAGCTTGCTAAAGATCGTGGAGAGAAAATCAGCGAATATGGGGTGGAAGTGACTGAAACCGGTGATGTATTGACGTTTGAGACGGAAGAACAATTTTATAATCATTTTGGCCTTCCTTTCATTCCGCCAGAAATACGTGAAGACGGAACGGAAGTGGAGCATTATGATGCTAATGAACCTCTCATATCTTTAGAGGCCATTAAAGGTGATCTGCATATGCATACCACATGGAGTGATGGGGCTCATACAATTGAAGAAATGATTGAAGCATGCCGTGCAAAAGGGTATCGATATATGGCCATCACCGATCATTCGCAATATCTGAAAGTGGCGAACGGCTTGACCGCTGAACGTTTACGTGAACAAAAACGGATCATCCATGAACTTAATGAAAAATACACTGACTTTACCGTTCTTTCCGGGATAGAGATGGATATACTTCCTGATGGGACACTTGATTATGACGATGAGCTGCTTGCAGAGGTGGATTTGGTGATCGCATCGATTCACTCAAGCTTTTCACAGCCTCGGGAAACGATCATGGAGCGCTTAAAAACGGCTCTGAATAATCCGCATGTAGATATCATCGCCCACCCAACGGGAAGGATCATCGGCAGACGCACCGGATATGATGTGGATATAGAAATGCTGATCGAACTGGCCCGTGAAACGAATACTGCCTTGGAATTGAATGCGAATCCGAACCGATTGGATTTGGCACCTCCGCATCTGCGCAAGGCTCAGGAAGCAGGCGTTCCGATCGTTATCAATACGGATGCCCACAGCATCGACATGCTTGAACATATGCCTGTTGGGGTCGCATCAGCCAAAAAGGGCTGGATTAAAGAATCCACGGTTCTTAATGCAAGGGATACGGATGGCTTATTGGCGTTTTTAAAGAGAAATGATTAA